DNA from Streptomyces sp. NBC_01260:
CTTGGCGTAGTCCCGCACCAGGCCCGAGAGTTCGTCGCCCAGCTGGCCCGAGTACGGGCTGAGCCGCTCGTAGTCGGGGGCGCTGAGTTCGACGATGAAGTCGTTGGGGACGACGGTCCGCTCGCGGTTCCAGATGGTGGCGTTGTTGTCGCACTCCCGCTGGAGGGCTCCAGCGATCTCGACCGGCTGCACCTCGGACTTGAAGACCTTGGCGAAAGTGCCATTGACGAGACCTTCGAGACGTTGCTCGAAACGCTTCATGACTCCCATGGGGCACCTCCTCCGGTGTCGTCGTCCCTGTACTGCTTACTGATCGTATCCACGCGTCGGGAAATCGGCTGGTTCCCCTTGTCTGCACTGCGGATGAGTGTCCCCCCTCACACGGATCGTAGAGGCGGCCTCCTGACAGTGTCCCGCACCTTGGGTGCACTCAGGAGGAGTGGGGGGCGTCCGCTCCGGGTTCCCGGTTCCCGTCAGGCGTTCGGCGAAACAAACGGATGTGAATCCACCCTGTCCAGCGTGCTAATCTTCCGGATGTCGCCAGGGGCTCGCACCGAAAAGTGAGAGTCGCTGGAAACACCACTCTTGCGCGAGTGGCGGAACGGCAGACGCGCTGGCTTCAGGTGCCAGTGTCCTTAGGGACGTGGGGGTTCAAATCCCCCCTCGCGCACAACAGGGAAGCCCCGCAGACCATGGTCTGCGGGGCTTCTTCGGTTTGCTCTCCGACTCGGGGCACAGCAGGGCTGATGCCGGGGCTCGTGGGGATGGGGGCCGGGCTTGGTTTCACGTGAAACGCCCGATTGGTTCTCCCTGGTGAGGCTGTCGGTGGGGCTGCCGCTGGGCACTGGTGGGGGCGTCGGCGGGGATGCGGGCCGGGTCGGCGCGGGGCCGGGAGTGCTGGGATCGTTATGCGGGAAGGCCGGGGTCCGTTGACTCCGGCCTTCCTTGTCGCATGCGCCATGGCCTCACGGCTCGGGTCGCGGCTCCCGTACGTCTCGGACGTCTCAGGTATCTCGGGTGTCTCAGGCGGCGAGCCGGGACGCGAGGCTCTTGGCCTTCTCCGCGGCGTCGGTGAGCGCCTTGGCGCGGGAGGTCTCGGCGAGCGGGATGAGCTCGGTCATCTCCGGCTTGCTGTGGGCCAGGGTCAGCTCCGGGACGATGAAGTCGACCTCGGCGGCGAACATGGACGTCAGCAGCGTCGCCAGATAGTTCTGGACGAACTCGGCGCCCTCGCGCGGGGTGCCGGCGGCGTAGGAACCGCCGCGACTGGCGACGACCGTGATCGGGGTGCCGGCCACCGGGCTGTCGGGCCCGATGTTGTGCCCGGCGATGATCACGTGGTCGAGCCATGCCTTCAGCGTCGACGGAATCGTGAAGTTGTACATCGGCGCACCGATCAGGACCGCGTCCGCAGCGGCCAGCTCGGCGGCGAGTTCGCCACGCAGCGGGTGCTCGGCGCCGGCGGCGACAGCCGCGGCGTTCAGGTGCGGCAGCGGGTCGGCGGCGAGATCGCGGTAGACGACTTGCCCGTCGGGGTGCTGCTCGCTCCAGGCCCGGACGAATGCGGCGGTGACCTCGCGCGACGCGGAGCCCTGGGGGAATGCGGCGGAGTCGAGGTGCAGCAGTGTGGCCATGGGGGTCTCCACGGGGTGTCGGTGGCGTGGCGGGGTTCGGTGGGGTGGCGGGCCGGTGAGGCGACCCAAGTTTTCGTGCGTACCTATTAATAACATAGGGACTTACGAATCGTAAGTCCCTCACGGCGGCGCAGTACCCTGGGCGTATGGCGGATCACAGCGAGCAGGCGTGCCGGCGGGTCGACGTGAGCATCACTCGCGTCTTCGAGCTGTTCGGCAAGCGCTGGACGGGGCCGATCGTCTCCGTGCTGCTTCAGCAGCCCGTGCACTTCGCCGATCTGCGGCGGGCGATTCCGGGCATCAGCGAGCGCATGCTCTCGGACCGGCTGTCCGAACTGGGGACAGCGGGCCTGGTGGTCCGGGAGGTCGACGAGGGTCCGCCGCTCAGGGTTTCGTACCGCCTGACGCAGGCCGGTGCCGCGATGGAGCCCGCGCTCAAGGAGCTGGGGCGCTGGGCGGAGAAGCATCTGAAGGACGGTGACGGCGGCTGTTGACGGCCGCTGCCGGCCGACGGGCTGCTGTGTACGGGGACCGGCGGAGCGGGCATTGGGGGCAGGTGCTGGAGTTGTCCACAGGCGGTCCGGCCGGTCATCCACCGGTCATCCACAGGGGCAGACGGACGCCGGTGAACGGCGGTAGCGTCGTCGGTAGTTGATGTGGGACCGGGGGGCCGGACGGCGGCTTCGAGCGAGGTCGGGGGAGCTGTGCGCCATGGGTGAGGTCGAAGCGACAGTGCCGGTGCGGCGGGCCGTGACGGACGATCCGCGCATTCCGGTGGTGCCCGGGTTCGCCCGCCGCGCTCACCCGATGGACCGGGGCGGCCCGCAATCACCGAGAGATGCGGGCAAGGCGCTGCGTGAGCGTGTGCCCCGGTCCTCGCACGCCTCGCTGGTCCTGCCTGCGGACCGGCCCGATGCGGTGCGGGCGGCCGAGGAGTCGAACCGGGGCCGGGTGCCCGCGCTCACGCCGATCCGGGTGGGGAGGATGGCTGCCACCCCGTTCGCCTTTCTCCGGGGTTCGGCCGGGCTGATGGCCCACGACCTGGTGGGCACCCCCGTCACCGGGGTGGGCGCCCAGCTCTGCGGGGACGCCCACGCGGCCAACTTCGGGCTGTACGGCGATGCGCGGGGCAGCCTGGTCATCGACCTGAACGACTTCGACGAGACGGTGACCGGCCCCTGGGAGTGGGATCTCAAGCGCCTTGCCACCTCACTGGTGCTCGCAGGCCGCGAGGTGGGCGCGGACGAGGAGACCTGTCGCAGGGGTGCGTACGACACGGTGGGCGCCTACCGGCGGACGATGAGGCTGCTGGCCAAGCTGCCGGCGCTCGACGCCTGGAATGCCATCGCCGACGAGGAACTCGTCTCGCACACGGACGCGCGGGATCTGCTCGGCACGCTGGAGCGGGTCTCGGAGAAGGCCCGCAACAACACCAGCGCCCGCTTCGCCGCGAAGTCCACGGAGGGCTCCGAGGACGGCGGACGCCGATTCATCGACGCACCGCCGGTGCTGCGCCGGGTGCCGGACGAGGAGGCCGCGTCCGTGGCGGCGGGGCTCGGCGACTATCTGTGCACCGTCTCGCAGGACCGGGTCCCGCTGCTCGCCCGGTACGCGATTCACGATGTGGCGTTCCGGGTGGTCGGCACGGGGAGTGTGGGCACCCGGTCGTATGTGGTGCTGCTGCTGGATCACCGGGGTGAGCCACTGGTGCTGCAGGTGAAGGAGGCCAGGCCCTCGGTGCTGGCGCCCCATCTGCCCGCCGTGGGGTTCGACGTGCCGGAGGTGGTGCACGAGGGGCGCCGGGTGGTGCTGGGGCAGAAGCGGATGCAGGTCGTCAGCGACATCCTGCTGGGCTGGGCGACCGTGGACGGGCGGCCCTTCCAGGTAAGGCAGTTCAGGAACCGCAAGGGCAGCGTCGACCCGGCGGCCCTGGCAGCCGACGAGGTCGACGACTACGGCCGGATGACCGGCGCGCTGCTGGCCCGCGCTCACGCGCACAGCGCCGATCCGAGGCTGATCGCGGGCTACTGCGGCAAGAACGACGAGCTGGACGAGGCGATGGCGGCGTTCGCGGTGACCTACGCGGACCGTACTGAGGCGGATCATGCCGAGCTCGAGCGGGCGATCGGCGCGGGCCGGATAGCCGCCGAGCCGGGGGTGTGACGCCCGTTCCGCCGACCGCGCGTCCCCGGGGCACGGGCCGTGGCCATACGCTGGACGGGTGACCCACGAAGCCGCCGGGGTGCCGACCACCCGGAACGACGATGACCGGCAGGACGACGACCGGCAGCACGAGCAGCCCGGCCGCCCGGCCGACGCGCACACGGAGACCGCTCCCGCCGGAGCCCCGGCCGCCGGCGCCGCGGAGCCCGGTACTGGAGAGGCCGGCGCCGCGGAGCCCGGTACCGCGGCGCCCGGCGAGGCCGAGGCCGCCGGAACCGCTGACGGTGCCGGCGGCGGAACTGCCGGGCAGGCGCGGCCCGAGGCGCGGCTCGCGCACGCTGTGCGGGTGGCCGAGCAGGCCCTGATCGAGTTCGAGATCGCGGTGGAGACCTTCCGGGTCGAGGTGGAGAACTTCTCCCGGCTGCACCACCAGCGGCTTGGCCCGATGTACGCGCGTCTCGACGAGCTCGACGCGCAGATCGCGGAGGCACGGGCCGCGAGGACCGGCGATCCCGAGGATCTGCGCAAGGCGCAGGAGGCGCGGGCGATCGTGATGCCCATGCCGGGTATCGACGAGTTGTTCCACGACTGGATGGACTCCGACGGGCTGTCCCCCGAGGCGAGCGCGATGCTGACCGAGCAGCCCGTCCGGCCGCCGAAGCGGGTCCGGCCGACCGAGGAGGCCCGCAAGCTGTACCGCGAGCTTGCGCGCAAGGCCCATCCGGATCTGGCCCAGGACGAGGAGGAGCGGGCCCGCCGGGACGAGTTCATCACCCGCGTCAACGCCGCGTACGGGCGTGGGGACGAGGCACTGCTCAAGGAACTGGCCCAGGAGTGGGCGGCCGGGCCGGCAGTCCCGGAGGCGGAGCTCGGCGAGGCCGACGAGCTCTACGCCCGGCTGAACTGGCTGACCCGGCGCAAGGAACTGCTGACGGTGCTCGCCCAGGAGCTGGAGCAGAGTGCGATCGGCGCCATGCTGCGGATGGCCCCGGACGATCCGGATCACCTGCTCGAGGAGATCGCCGATCAGCTGCTGGGCGAGGTGTCGCAGCGCGAGGCTGAACTGGCAGGTCTGGTGCAGTAGCGTTTCCGGTGACTTCGGAGCGTATTGACGAGAGAAGGCATGACCCATGAATTTCGGCCCGCT
Protein-coding regions in this window:
- a CDS encoding FMN-dependent NADH-azoreductase, with protein sequence MATLLHLDSAAFPQGSASREVTAAFVRAWSEQHPDGQVVYRDLAADPLPHLNAAAVAAGAEHPLRGELAAELAAADAVLIGAPMYNFTIPSTLKAWLDHVIIAGHNIGPDSPVAGTPITVVASRGGSYAAGTPREGAEFVQNYLATLLTSMFAAEVDFIVPELTLAHSKPEMTELIPLAETSRAKALTDAAEKAKSLASRLAA
- a CDS encoding winged helix-turn-helix transcriptional regulator, whose protein sequence is MADHSEQACRRVDVSITRVFELFGKRWTGPIVSVLLQQPVHFADLRRAIPGISERMLSDRLSELGTAGLVVREVDEGPPLRVSYRLTQAGAAMEPALKELGRWAEKHLKDGDGGC
- a CDS encoding J domain-containing protein; the encoded protein is MTHEAAGVPTTRNDDDRQDDDRQHEQPGRPADAHTETAPAGAPAAGAAEPGTGEAGAAEPGTAAPGEAEAAGTADGAGGGTAGQARPEARLAHAVRVAEQALIEFEIAVETFRVEVENFSRLHHQRLGPMYARLDELDAQIAEARAARTGDPEDLRKAQEARAIVMPMPGIDELFHDWMDSDGLSPEASAMLTEQPVRPPKRVRPTEEARKLYRELARKAHPDLAQDEEERARRDEFITRVNAAYGRGDEALLKELAQEWAAGPAVPEAELGEADELYARLNWLTRRKELLTVLAQELEQSAIGAMLRMAPDDPDHLLEEIADQLLGEVSQREAELAGLVQ
- a CDS encoding DUF2252 domain-containing protein, with translation MGEVEATVPVRRAVTDDPRIPVVPGFARRAHPMDRGGPQSPRDAGKALRERVPRSSHASLVLPADRPDAVRAAEESNRGRVPALTPIRVGRMAATPFAFLRGSAGLMAHDLVGTPVTGVGAQLCGDAHAANFGLYGDARGSLVIDLNDFDETVTGPWEWDLKRLATSLVLAGREVGADEETCRRGAYDTVGAYRRTMRLLAKLPALDAWNAIADEELVSHTDARDLLGTLERVSEKARNNTSARFAAKSTEGSEDGGRRFIDAPPVLRRVPDEEAASVAAGLGDYLCTVSQDRVPLLARYAIHDVAFRVVGTGSVGTRSYVVLLLDHRGEPLVLQVKEARPSVLAPHLPAVGFDVPEVVHEGRRVVLGQKRMQVVSDILLGWATVDGRPFQVRQFRNRKGSVDPAALAADEVDDYGRMTGALLARAHAHSADPRLIAGYCGKNDELDEAMAAFAVTYADRTEADHAELERAIGAGRIAAEPGV